In Fluviicola taffensis DSM 16823, the following are encoded in one genomic region:
- a CDS encoding TonB-dependent receptor — MKNIDSLAFSGSRLVLLFSILLLSNWGFSHGINGIVTDQQSQGISGAKVTLKGNPKFSITNGLGEFVLTDVHLGDSIFIESQGFQKRFILIDNEIYFEKNFQFQLVENSTELSEVKVTGNKTQLTQSANINLTLQPVRSAQELLTLVPGLFVAQHAGGGKAEQLFLRGFDIDHGTDVALSLDGMPVNMVSHAHGQGYADFHFVMPEVVDKINFEKGPYDVTKGDLATAGSVDFQTKEQLAKSFVALEYGMFQHKKITAGIKVLENQRSNAYFTADYLQTDNFFVSPQDFKRINLYGKYTGVLSPNFKVSFSASTFQSSWNASGQIPDRAVADGSISRFGSIDNTEGGNTSRTNVQLGVIQKINASSSLKSDFYASFYDFSLFSNFTFFLEDSINGDQIHQYESRKIYGGKSEYKKLITLKENTIFTFTGGAGFRYDDINNIGLAKTTGRIFVRDQVQLGNINQTNIFGYVSGKLEINRFVLNIALRGDNVNYYYNNLKDSVYQPKSLSQAVFLPKLTLLFNATDNVQLYLKSGIGYHSNDARVLLSSDNLTKKALPLAYGSDLGATWKLTKNLLFNGALWYLFSEQEFVYVGDAGIVEPSGQSQRLGFDVGLTFQPYKWLFLYSNLNYSHARSVSEPKGQNFIPLAPTFTSDGKVQLNFKKGIFTTISYRYMGHRAANEDNSVIAKGYFVNDFTVGYQRKSFVVTAIVNNIFNVKWNETQFLTESRLKDEAQPVSEIHFTPGTPFSCRLQVKFMF; from the coding sequence ATGAAAAATATTGACTCATTGGCCTTCAGTGGCAGTAGACTTGTATTGCTTTTTAGTATCCTTCTTTTGTCAAATTGGGGATTCTCTCACGGAATCAATGGAATTGTAACGGACCAGCAATCCCAAGGAATTTCAGGAGCAAAGGTAACTCTCAAAGGAAATCCAAAATTCAGCATTACAAATGGATTGGGAGAATTTGTTTTAACAGATGTGCATTTAGGAGATTCTATTTTTATTGAAAGTCAAGGATTTCAAAAACGATTCATCTTGATCGACAACGAAATCTACTTTGAGAAGAATTTCCAATTTCAGTTAGTCGAGAATTCTACTGAGTTGAGCGAAGTAAAAGTTACTGGAAATAAAACCCAGTTGACTCAGAGTGCAAATATCAATTTGACTTTGCAACCTGTTCGTTCAGCTCAAGAGTTACTGACTTTGGTTCCAGGTTTATTCGTTGCTCAACATGCTGGTGGAGGAAAAGCGGAACAATTGTTTTTACGTGGGTTTGATATTGATCATGGAACGGATGTGGCACTTTCCCTCGATGGAATGCCAGTAAACATGGTTTCTCATGCACATGGTCAGGGATATGCCGATTTTCATTTTGTGATGCCAGAAGTGGTCGATAAAATCAACTTTGAAAAAGGACCCTATGATGTAACGAAAGGGGATTTAGCAACGGCTGGTTCTGTAGATTTTCAAACCAAAGAACAACTTGCGAAAAGTTTTGTAGCCTTGGAATATGGAATGTTTCAGCATAAAAAGATTACAGCTGGAATCAAAGTTTTGGAGAATCAACGAAGCAATGCTTATTTCACGGCAGATTATTTGCAAACGGATAATTTCTTTGTTTCTCCGCAAGATTTCAAGCGAATTAATCTTTATGGGAAATATACTGGTGTTCTTTCTCCAAATTTCAAAGTAAGTTTTTCTGCTTCTACTTTTCAGAGTAGTTGGAATGCTTCGGGTCAAATTCCAGACAGGGCAGTTGCAGATGGGAGTATAAGTCGTTTTGGGTCCATTGACAATACCGAAGGAGGGAATACCTCTAGAACAAATGTGCAATTGGGTGTCATTCAAAAAATAAATGCTTCTTCCTCTTTGAAAAGTGATTTTTATGCGTCGTTTTATGATTTCTCTCTCTTCTCCAATTTTACTTTTTTCTTGGAAGATTCCATCAATGGGGATCAAATTCACCAATACGAAAGTCGGAAAATATACGGAGGAAAATCAGAATACAAAAAACTGATTACTTTGAAAGAAAACACTATTTTCACCTTTACGGGAGGAGCTGGTTTTCGCTACGATGATATCAATAATATTGGATTGGCTAAAACAACAGGGCGCATTTTTGTGAGAGATCAGGTTCAATTAGGTAATATCAATCAAACCAATATTTTTGGATATGTTTCAGGAAAATTGGAAATCAACCGTTTTGTCTTGAATATTGCTTTGAGAGGTGATAATGTCAATTATTATTACAACAATTTGAAAGACAGTGTGTATCAACCTAAAAGTTTGTCACAAGCAGTTTTTTTACCGAAATTGACGCTTTTATTCAATGCTACAGACAATGTACAGCTTTATTTAAAATCGGGGATTGGTTACCATTCCAACGATGCCCGTGTACTGTTGTCATCTGATAATTTAACGAAAAAAGCATTGCCTTTGGCTTACGGATCGGATTTGGGAGCGACTTGGAAATTGACCAAAAATCTCTTATTCAATGGTGCTTTGTGGTATTTATTTTCCGAACAAGAATTCGTGTATGTTGGAGATGCAGGAATTGTAGAACCAAGCGGTCAGTCACAACGATTGGGGTTCGATGTTGGGTTGACATTTCAACCTTACAAATGGTTGTTTTTATATTCCAACTTGAATTACTCGCATGCGCGTTCAGTGTCGGAACCCAAAGGCCAAAATTTCATTCCTTTGGCTCCAACTTTCACTTCAGATGGAAAAGTTCAATTGAATTTCAAAAAAGGAATATTCACGACTATTTCTTACAGATACATGGGACATAGAGCTGCGAACGAAGACAATAGTGTGATTGCGAAAGGATATTTTGTAAACGACTTTACTGTTGGATATCAGCGCAAATCTTTTGTGGTTACTGCAATTGTAAACAA
- a CDS encoding DUF4331 family protein, with protein sequence MKNLINYLFVLLPFGTVFASSHREAPLIANDPLADNTDLYAFRSPNDPNTITIIANYVPLQVPHGGPNYYSFGENIRYEIHIENDGTAGDDITYRFTFSQTNEDPTTFFDIRLGAENHKTTYLMERSINGGAFTTVIAAGEVPPPNIGPRSIDNPVLGVGDSYSNLMSAAIETTGSNEKVFCGSTDDPFFVDLGGIFDLGDAPRQNGGTPDDGLKCLNVSSIALQIPISLLQKNGQPVSAAANILDSDYIIGVWASASRQETRTLNPATGAFAESGNWIQVSRLGMPLTNEAVNPVGQKDEWNSRTPYNENPIMEDNFCNPELALYMDDDLFGGAVPAFAPLRIQRNSLQSFDFGNTHDGLWPLRATNAGAGTAIDTNLFGNYLLRQGKPRSVDILPIFHTGVPNLAPYQLATGKNGNPLAVGKPFINNFLPIFGDMLRLNMAVPVTPRNDPNFSSLGLISAAVLGLTQAPYNTTANLEFIPNMDGFPNGRRLEDDVTRIELQAVGGAVLAAIGLWYDDYTAGDPNPVTTDLLDVLTYSTGVNANDVPFTTTFPYVAAPHRGTDNCLGKPYNYTQPAILPGSTTAGIAENTVNAEKYAIKAYPNPFASSVNFEYNLDADAQVEIRLFTLSGQQVGVVLSNTNQASGKHTETFNTSNLVNGVYYARVSIKGSKGKATKLVKVVKS encoded by the coding sequence ATGAAAAATTTAATTAACTATTTATTTGTGTTGCTTCCGTTTGGAACGGTCTTCGCTTCGAGTCATAGAGAAGCACCACTTATCGCAAATGATCCGCTTGCGGATAACACGGATTTGTACGCTTTTAGAAGTCCAAATGATCCGAATACGATCACTATTATTGCGAATTATGTTCCTTTGCAAGTACCGCACGGTGGACCAAATTACTACAGTTTTGGTGAAAACATCCGTTATGAAATTCACATCGAAAACGATGGAACTGCAGGTGATGATATCACTTACCGATTCACGTTTTCTCAAACGAATGAAGATCCAACAACGTTCTTTGATATTCGTTTAGGTGCTGAAAATCATAAAACCACCTATTTGATGGAACGCAGTATCAATGGTGGAGCCTTTACAACTGTTATTGCAGCTGGTGAAGTTCCTCCTCCAAATATCGGTCCGCGGTCAATTGACAATCCAGTTCTTGGAGTGGGTGATAGCTATTCCAATTTGATGTCTGCAGCTATTGAAACTACAGGGTCTAATGAAAAAGTATTCTGTGGTTCTACAGATGATCCGTTCTTTGTTGATTTGGGTGGTATTTTTGACTTAGGAGATGCACCACGTCAAAATGGTGGAACTCCAGATGATGGATTGAAATGTTTAAATGTGAGTTCCATTGCGCTTCAAATACCGATTTCTCTTTTGCAGAAAAACGGCCAACCTGTAAGCGCAGCAGCTAATATTTTGGATAGCGATTACATCATTGGTGTTTGGGCTTCGGCTAGTCGCCAAGAAACACGTACATTGAATCCTGCAACAGGTGCATTTGCTGAATCAGGAAACTGGATTCAAGTGTCTCGTTTGGGAATGCCTTTGACAAATGAAGCGGTTAATCCAGTTGGACAAAAAGATGAATGGAATTCAAGAACTCCATACAACGAAAATCCAATCATGGAAGATAACTTCTGTAATCCAGAGTTGGCTTTGTACATGGACGATGATTTATTTGGTGGAGCTGTTCCAGCTTTTGCACCATTGAGAATTCAACGCAATTCATTGCAATCATTTGACTTTGGAAACACACATGATGGATTGTGGCCACTTCGAGCAACGAATGCAGGAGCAGGAACGGCAATTGATACCAATCTTTTTGGTAACTATTTGTTGCGTCAAGGAAAACCACGCTCTGTGGATATCTTGCCGATTTTCCACACAGGAGTTCCAAACTTGGCACCTTATCAATTGGCTACAGGTAAAAATGGAAACCCATTGGCAGTTGGTAAGCCATTCATTAATAACTTCTTGCCGATTTTTGGTGACATGTTGCGTTTAAATATGGCTGTTCCAGTGACACCACGTAATGACCCTAATTTCAGTTCTTTGGGATTGATTTCAGCTGCTGTACTAGGATTGACTCAGGCGCCATACAATACAACAGCCAACTTGGAATTTATTCCGAATATGGATGGATTCCCGAATGGTCGCCGTTTGGAAGATGATGTTACACGCATTGAGTTACAAGCTGTAGGTGGTGCAGTTTTAGCTGCTATTGGTTTGTGGTATGATGATTATACTGCAGGTGATCCTAACCCAGTAACAACAGATTTGTTGGATGTGTTGACTTATTCAACAGGAGTGAATGCGAATGATGTTCCATTTACAACGACATTCCCGTATGTTGCAGCGCCACATCGCGGAACGGACAATTGTTTGGGTAAACCTTACAATTATACACAACCTGCGATACTTCCAGGGTCAACAACTGCAGGAATTGCTGAGAATACAGTAAATGCAGAGAAATATGCAATCAAAGCATATCCAAATCCATTTGCAAGTTCGGTGAACTTTGAATACAATTTGGATGCAGATGCGCAAGTTGAGATTCGTTTGTTTACTTTGTCAGGTCAGCAAGTTGGTGTTGTTTTATCAAATACCAATCAAGCATCTGGTAAGCACACGGAAACTTTCAATACTTCAAATCTTGTCAATGGCGTTTATTATGCGCGTGTCTCGATTAAAGGTTCGAAAGGAAAAGCAACAAAATTGGTGAAGGTGGTAAAATCATAA